The following proteins are co-located in the Fluviicola sp. genome:
- a CDS encoding DMT family transporter has product MIKGIVYIILSGMAFFVINFFVKLLGNPDNDLIPHLQKYPAHELVFFRSLVSFLISAAIIRYRGLPLLGNNRRWLLLRGTAGMLALTIFFFTLHKLPLAIASTLQYLSPIFTVLIASRLFSEKVSKMQYFSSLIAFLGVVFIGLNGLSGGFSGQNADLFWMGMGILSAVLSGIAYNAISKLKETEETINIVVYFPMLALPLTGIWCLFDFTFPQGIEWLILLTIGVFTQIAQVCMTRAFLSANTAVVAPFQYIGAIYALLSGWFIFDEKLELASLIGVCLVISGVIAGTVFRAGRKSKKEAELVIDTETEVLS; this is encoded by the coding sequence ATGATCAAAGGAATTGTCTACATCATTCTTTCCGGAATGGCTTTTTTCGTCATCAACTTTTTCGTGAAATTGCTCGGCAATCCGGATAACGATCTCATTCCTCACCTTCAAAAATATCCTGCACACGAATTGGTATTTTTCAGAAGCCTGGTTTCATTCCTGATCAGCGCGGCAATTATCAGATACCGCGGACTTCCCTTGCTTGGAAACAACCGCAGATGGCTTCTTTTAAGAGGAACTGCCGGAATGCTCGCACTGACGATTTTCTTTTTCACGCTGCACAAACTTCCTCTGGCAATCGCCTCTACCTTGCAATACCTTTCTCCTATTTTCACCGTTTTGATTGCTTCTCGCCTGTTCAGTGAAAAAGTCAGCAAAATGCAGTACTTCAGCAGCCTGATTGCTTTCCTCGGGGTTGTTTTCATCGGGCTCAACGGGCTTTCAGGCGGATTCAGCGGGCAAAATGCGGATCTTTTCTGGATGGGAATGGGAATCCTTTCTGCTGTTCTCTCCGGAATTGCCTACAATGCCATTTCAAAACTGAAAGAAACCGAAGAAACTATCAATATCGTGGTTTACTTTCCCATGCTGGCACTTCCGTTGACAGGAATCTGGTGTTTGTTTGATTTCACCTTTCCACAGGGAATCGAATGGCTGATTCTATTGACTATCGGGGTGTTTACCCAAATAGCACAAGTTTGTATGACCCGCGCATTCCTGTCGGCAAATACAGCAGTCGTTGCACCTTTCCAATACATCGGCGCGATCTACGCTTTGCTTTCCGGCTGGTTTATTTTTGATGAAAAGCTGGAATTAGCTTCATTAATCGGTGTTTGCCTGGTGATTTCCGGAGTCATTGCAGGCACTGTTTTCCGGGCCGGCAGAAAGAGTAAAAAAGAAGCAGAACTGGTAATCGATACCGAAACGGAAGTTCTTTCTTAA